Proteins encoded by one window of Lathyrus oleraceus cultivar Zhongwan6 chromosome 1, CAAS_Psat_ZW6_1.0, whole genome shotgun sequence:
- the LOC127104489 gene encoding uncharacterized protein LOC127104489 has translation MHKDPGKITEKENELKEDKSEETIEKEEPYVPPPPYKPPIPYPQRLVKSKSVGQFKKFVELLKQLNITITFTEAITQMPSYAKFLKEILSKKKKIEDNETVTLISECSTIIQNNMPHKLKDPRSFSIPCVIGKFVIDKALCDLKASISLMPLSICERIKMGELRPSRISVQLADRSIKFPEDSNIPIILGKPFLATARAIIDVNKGKLTFEVGEEKVEFILTQFLRVPAIEDTCCLLDVIDGCVREMENEQTSYFEILKIPRPPTFEDKN, from the exons ATGCACAAAGACCCTGGTAAGATAACTGAGAAGGAAAACGAGCTAAAGGAAGATAAAAGCGAAGAGACCATAGAGAAAGAAGAACCAtatgtgcctccaccaccgtATAAACCTCCTATCCCATATCCTCAAAGActtgttaaatctaaaagtgtaggGCAATTCAAGAAATTTGTAGAGCTTTTGAAACAATTAAATATCACAATAacctttacagaagccatcacccaaatgccctcatatgctaagtttctTAAGGAGATCTTATCTAAAAAGAAGAAGATCGAGGATAACGAAACCGTTACACTTATTTCTGAGTGTAGCACTATAATACAAAATAATATGCCTCATAAGCTGAAGGACCCGAGgagtttctccataccctgtgtaatcggaaagtttgtcatagacaaagcaCTATGCGACTTAAAAGCTAGTATTAGCTTAATGCCTTTGTCCATATGCGAAAGGATTaaaatgggagaattaagaccaagTAGGATATCTGTACAACTTGCGGATCGTTCTATTAAATTTCCT GAGGATTCCAATATCCCTATCATATTAGGAAAACCATTCTTAGCCACTGCCAGAGCTATTATAGATGTTAATAAAGGCAAGCTAACCTTtgaagttggtgaggaaaaaGTCGAATTTATTTTGACGCAATTCTTAAGGGTACCAGCTATAGAGGATACATGTTGTCTGCTAGATGTCATCGATGGATGTGTAAGAGAAATGGAGAATGAACAAACTTCGTACTTCGAAATACTGAAAATTCCAAGGCCTCCTACTTTTGAAGATAAAAATTAG
- the LOC127104499 gene encoding uncharacterized protein LOC127104499: MAEGPQNRPLKYYAIPLQDEPHNNIVAPAIEENNFELKPSLLSAVQQNQFSGSPTEDPNLHLSVFLQYADTVKANGVSPEAIRLHAAAGGALMDKPYNEAYQLIESIAQNHYQLGSERTSIEKPLMKGGMYEISSLDHVNAKVDALTQKIENLTITPAATMAVVAPNCEICGVPGNGTPECQLLTGISIDQVNYAQGNPY; encoded by the exons ATGGCCGAAGGACCACAAAATCGTCCTCTCAAGTACTATGCCATCCCTTTGCAGGATGAACCACATAACAACATTGTTGCCCCTGCCATAGAGGAAAATAATTTTGAACTAAAACCTTCGCTGTTGTCAGCCGTacaacaaaaccaattttctGGTAGTCCCACGGAGGACCCGAACCTACATTTGTCAGTGTTTTTGCAATACGCAGACACAGTGAAAGCGAATGGTGTCAGCCCCGAAGCTATAAGACTGC ATGCTGCCGCAGGTGGTGCACTGATGGATAAACCCTACAATGAggcttatcaacttatcgaaagtATAGCCCAAAATCACTACCAGTTGGGAAGTGAAAGAACCTCCATAGAGAAACCTCTAATGAAAGGCGGTATGTACGAAATAAGCAGTCTAGACCATGTCAATGCTAAGGTAGATGCTCTTACTCAAAAGATAGAAAACCTGACCATAACACCCGCAGCCACCATGGCTGTCGTAGCACCAAACTGCGAGATATGCGGAGTTCCTGGGAATGGCACCCCTGAATGTCAACTTTTGACAGGAATCTCCATAGACcaagtgaattatgctcaaggaaacccttaCTGA